A genomic region of Zalophus californianus isolate mZalCal1 chromosome 11, mZalCal1.pri.v2, whole genome shotgun sequence contains the following coding sequences:
- the PUS3 gene encoding tRNA pseudouridine(38/39) synthase, which produces MAENDIDRIQTEKLLKRVQELEQEVQRLKKEQANNKNSHVRENSLGAGKAKRAFDFSAHGRRHVALKIAYLGWGYQGFASQENTNNTIEEKLFEALTKTRLVESRQTSNYHRCGRTDKGVSAFGQVISLDLRSHFLKGRTSEDFNVKDEINDAAKEIRYTHILNRVLPPDIRVLAWAPVEPSFSARFSCLERTYRYFFPRADLDIVTMNYAAQKYVGTHDFRNLCKMDVANGVINFQRTILSAQVQLVGQSLDNERWQEPFQLCQFEVIGQAFLYHQVRCMMAILFLIGQGMEKPEIIDELLNIEKNPQKPQYSMAVEFPLVLYDCKFENIKWIYDREVQEFNVTHLQQLWANHAVKTHMLYSMLQGLDSIAVPCGTGPKMDGVIEWRNVKPSVIKQTSAFVEGVKMRTYKPLMDRPKCQGLETRIQHFARRGRIEHPHLFHEEETKAKRDCNDTMEEENTLLEKPTKRVCVDTEIKSIS; this is translated from the exons ATGGCTGAAAATGACATAGATAGAATCCAGACTGAGAAACTCCTAAAAAGAGTACAAGAACTGGAGCAGGAGGtacaaagacttaaaaaagaacaGGCCAACAACAAAAACTCGCACGTTAGAGAAAATTCTTTAGGAGCTGGAAAAGCTAAGCGTGCATTTGATTTCAGTGCTCATGGTCGAAGACATGTAGCCCTAAAGATAGCCTATCTGGGCTGGGGATACCAGGGCTTTGCCAGTCAGGAAAACACAAACAATACAATTGAAGAGAAACTGTTTGAGGCTCTAACCAAGACTCGACTAGTAGAAAGCAGACAGACATCCAACTATCACCGGTGTGGGCGAACAGACAAAGGAGTTAGTGCCTTTGGACAG GTGATTTCTCTTGACCTTCGTTCTCACTTTCTGAAGGGCAGGACTTCAGAGGATTTTAATGTAAAAGATGAAATCAACGATGCTGCTAAAGAGATTCGCTATACCCACATTCTCAATCGGGTACTCCCCCCAGACATCCGTGTACTGGCCTGGGCCCCTGTGGAACCCAGCTTCAGTGCTAGATTCAGCTGTCTGGAGCGGACTTACCGCTATTTTTTCCCTCGTGCTGATTTAGACATTGTAACCATGAACTATGCAGCTCAGAAGTATGTTGGCACACATGATTTTAGGAACTTATGTAAAATGGATGTAGCCAATGGAGTCATTAATTTTCAGAGGACTATTCTGTCTGCTCAAGTACAGCTGGTGGGCCAGAGCCTGGATAATGAGAGATGGCAAGAACCTTTCCAGTTATGTCAGTTTGAAGTGATTGGGCAGGCATTCCTTTATCATCAAGTCCGCTGTATGATGGCTATCCTTTTTCTGATTGGCCAAGGAATGGAGAAGCCAGAGATTATTGATGAGCTGCTGAACATAGAGAAAAACCCACAGAAACCTCAGTACAG taTGGCCGTAGAATTTCCTCTAGTCTTGTATGATTGtaagtttgaaaatattaagTGGATTTATGACCGGGAGGTTCAGGAGTTCAATGTTACCCATCTACAACAACTATGGGCTAATCATGCTGTTAAAACACACATGTTGTATAGCATGCTACAAGGACTGGACTCCATTGCAGTACCCTGTGGGACAG GACCAAAGATGGATGGAGTGATAGAATGGAGAAATGTTAAGCCCTCTGTCATAAAGCAGACCAGTGCCTTTGTAGAAGGAGTGAAAATGCGCACATATAAACCCCTAATGGATCGTCCCAAATGCCAAGGATTAGAAACCCGGATCCAGCATTTTGCACGTAGGGGACGCATTGAGCACCCACATTTATTCcatgaggaagaaacaaaagccaaaagggACTGTAATGATACAATGGAGGAAGAAAATACTCTTTTGGAGAAACCAACAAAGAGAGTCTGTGttgatacagaaattaaaagcatCAGTTAA